The following is a genomic window from Phaseolus vulgaris cultivar G19833 chromosome 6, P. vulgaris v2.0, whole genome shotgun sequence.
TTTTTTGGCTGCAAAGAGGGTTGAGATGGAAGTCCAGGGACCTCATTGGAGGTTCAGGCCATTCATTGGTGAAAGTGTACCTCAATTTCTGGTGTATTTATATAAGTGGGGACCCCTGTTATTTTAACTGGGGACCTATGTTGTAGTTTTTGCACACTCACTTAATCCTGCAACTGGGTCATTACTTTTGGATTTTTTGGCTGCAAAGAGGGTTGAGATGGAAGTCCAGGGACCTCATTGGAGGTTCAGGCCATTCATTGGTGAAAGTGTACCTCAATTTCTGGTGTATTTATATAAGTGGGGACCCCTGTTATTTTAACTGGGGACCTATGTTGTAGTTTTTGCACACTCACTTAATCCTGCAACTGGGTCATTACTTTTGGATTTTTTGGCTGCAAAGAGGGTTGAGATGGAAGTCCAGGGACCTCATTGGAGGTTCAGGCCATTCATTGGTGAAAGTGTACCTCAATTTCTGGTGTATTTATATAACTGGGGACCCCTGTTATTTTAACTGGGGACCTATGTTATAGTTTTTGCACACTCACTTAATCCTGCAACTGGGTCATTACTTTTGGATTTTTTGGCTGCAAAGAGGGTTGAGATGGGAGTCCAGGGACCTCATTGGAGGTTCAGGCCATTCATTGGTGAAAGTGTACCTCAATTTATGGTGTATTTATATAAGTGGGGACCCCTGTTATTTTAACTGGGGACCTATGTTATAGTTTTTGCACACTCACTTATTCCTGCAACTGGGTCATTACTTTTGGATTTTTTGGCTGCAAAGAGGGTTGAGATGGGAGTCCAGGGACCTCATTGGAGGTTCAGGCAATCCAttgctgaaagactacctcattGGGTTTTTCAATATTCATAACAAAgttcattaataaaaacaatactaCAAAATTAATGAATAACAATAGTGTTAatgaataacaaaattaatccaCTTACACATttagtgatggagatcaagcccaagagaacatggagaccactcatcaagctcaagaagaggtggaggaacaaatggaggacgcccatggaggtcaaagtccacctcaaaggattacaagaagcatgttcaaagccttgggagctagaggacatttattttctctttttatagtgtctttagttgaaggtgcttagagggaaaccttagaaacctcttttgttatagcatcttttaggtttttagttaggagctttaggggggtgtattagtagataggtgtaggagtagaatagggggtgccaaagtgaaggaaaggatcacaccttccttgcttggcatttttagcgccggttctagttgtttttgggagggaattttgaaatgtttagctttcatttttcagcaccttaggctataaatagaggtgccttccttgtaaaattcagatttgaattcatctaaagaaactatactcaaaattggagtgagcatttggagagcttttgagcttctactctagtcttatcttgaaggaccatggtttcctcaagtggcggcttgcacactcatctaggagcatccatacttctagtggcgtgatcatccaacctatcttccatcttcatgagcattctcttctccttcctttcttctttttcaattgttcatgttgccttgtgttttttgatgtgttttggttcggctattccattttccagcacatgtgttctgtttttgttttcaattccttttatgttcggttctTATGTGTTCTTGCCtaatttctgttcggtcttctctttttataattcctttgttgattcaatttgacaatatttggttcaaccaaatgagtttgggatttggtacttgttattggtgagttcttgacttagaaccatgatccaacttctaagaaagtgcctctatattttccagctcaaggtgattcctcaaagtgtcaagaatcttgttctatgtggctattggaatcacatcatttaGAGTTTCCACAATAATTACTCCTCAACAAAATTATTGGTGCAAtactacaaattacaatggtttcAACAATGTAAGCAAAGCATACATCCActaacttaaaaacaaaaagcACCTAAAAACATATCCATTAATGAAGCATCATTTTTTGGGTTTTTTTGGCTTCCTCTTTGAATATGTGGTCCAAGGTGTTTTCAAAACAGCACTCTTGAAACGTTTCCTCGGTTGAACGTTCATTTTAGGAAACATGTTGACTTCTTCACTAGGTTGGACTTCATCTGGATGTAATTGTTTATCTTCATGTACATCTTCATGACTGTTAAATTCTTCATTTGGTTCTACTTCATCTACATCTTCATCACTGCTTTCTGCCTTTTTCAAGTATGTGCAATCCATTGCAAGAGGTTCAACTTCAATTACTTCAGACTGAGTATCACGACGAAGACAATTTCTCCTTGCAATTAACTGAACTATGTCATTAACCTCTTTCTCCATACTTGTCATTAATAATTCCTGCTCCTCAGATTTCCGCATCAGTTGAAGAACTTTCACCCTCATTACACGGACTTCATCCTTTGTTGGTTTCTTCTTCGTAATTCGACACCCAATTTGGtcaaaagcttcttcaacaaatTTATTGCAAACTTCTTCATTGGAAGCACATAATTCAACAACAACCTGTTTGTTGACATATATTATTCCAAAAATAATTATGtacattcaaaacaacattaagGTAATacagattaaaaaaaacaaaaaaatacctTATTCTTACGCAGACCACGTTCAAGTTCATGGTCACCAACTCTAACATTCATCCAATGCATGATACGGGGATATTTATTCCCACTAGTAGGTACTTGACGCTTATAAGAGAACAAATGTTCCATCGTCCATATCTGAACAATGAATACAAAAAAGGCATTTATTAAAAGGTCAACACAGATGCACAATTATTACAAACATTTACCAATAACAAAAATGTATCATTTTACCTGCAAGAGGTAAACGCAACCATCCACATGGATATACGACATATTTCCCCGCGTAATCCATTTTGAAGCTGAACACAAACTATCAACCAAAATCTCATACAATAAACCCCCCCAATTATACATATCAAGTTTGTCTAAATCATCAACAAGGTTAAATAACCCATCATGAACTAAACCCAATCTAGTAGGGAGAATAAACTCCGACAAACCTAACAAGACATACAACTTACAAAAGTCCTCTGAGGAAATATCATTCccaagtttcaaaataacagaatATATCATTTCCACAGTTACATGACCTTCTTCAAAAAAACTCCTTATGTGAGATATAATACTACTTTTCCTTAAATCAATTTTTGTACCACCTACTCTAAGACCTAAACCTAAACACACATCTACCAAACTAAACGACACAAATTGATACTGAATTGAAAAACATTGCTTCCTCTCGACCCATGAACTACATAACTTACTTAAAAGTCCACGGCTCAATTTGATGTCCTCACGAACAAACAAAAGCCATCCAAATGGGGTGGACTGTATAATACTCTTTTGTTCCAAAGTTATAACCATGTTCACAACAGCCAAACGCTTTGACCTGCAATTATGCCTAAACACCTGTATATCAAAACCAAATACAAATACAGTATAATAATTAAagttaaagataaataaatgtaattgtCATGTctacttaaaaacaaaaaacatcaTTTGAAACAAACCTTAGCTTGACCCTCAGGATAACGATCAATCGTAAGAACCTCCTCATCTGAACATCCGCTAATTGACATTATATCCTCAAACAATTTTGTGAATGTTTCCTGTTGAGAACGAAACCAACATACACTCTTATAACATCAGTATGCTTATGCTTCAATAATAGAACATTCGGTTAATTTAGAGCAACATGAATTGTTGTGCACTTCTATTAATACCTCAATTCTTAAATATATGTGCAGTTctattaataaataagttttttcatTTGAAAGGGGCAACATACACTTACAAATGGGAGCAATCAGATTTTCATTTAACCAAGCCTTTTCCATCACCACCTGACGCCACATCATTAGCAACTACAAAGGATTTAGAGAGAACATAAAACAATATTGTCCCACAATTTCATCAATAACTAACATAAAAGAATACTGCCCTATAGTTGTTTGTTACATTAGTGTCTCACAACCCATCCATTGCAAATTTAGGAACCAAATAGCAATTTCAACATAGttgcaaatttaaaaactaaataactaTTTCAACAAATTTACAATTTAAGAACCAAAGAAcagaataatttaaaactaatttagaaggTACATGGTGGAATCTTCACTCTAACAGGAAGGCTTGTAACATCAATGACGTAAGGCTTTTCAAGACACCAATAACTAAATTGGGGAAACAAAGGTTTAatgatattttcaaaaaaatttcacaACGAATGTAGAATGCAAATGAGTCAAATGTAGACCAAGTTTACTCAGCTAACTAAACTGCCAAGAAAttagatgaaaataaaataacattttaaccaAAATTCATTCTACTaacctcttcttcatctttggtCGGATCCAATATAATACAATAACTATCTGTTACAGA
Proteins encoded in this region:
- the LOC137831460 gene encoding uncharacterized protein, which translates into the protein MSISGCSDEEVLTIDRYPEGQAKVFRHNCRSKRLAVVNMVITLEQKSIIQSTPFGWLLFVREDIKLSRGLLSKLCSSWVERKQCFSIQYQFVSFSLVDVCLGLGLRVGGTKIDLRKSSIISHIRSFFEEGHVTVEMIYSVILKLGNDISSEDFCKLYVLLGLSEFILPTRLGLVHDGLFNLVDDLDKLDMYNWGGLLYEILVDSLCSASKWITRGNMSYIHVDGCVYLLQIWTMEHLFSYKRQVPTSGNKYPRIMHWMNVRVGDHELERGLRKNKVVVELCASNEEVCNKFVEEAFDQIGCRITKKKPTKDEVRVMRVKVLQLMRKSEEQELLMTSMEKEVNDIVQLIARRNCLRRDTQSEVIEVEPLAMDCTYLKKAESSDEDVDEVEPNEEFNSHEDVHEDKQLHPDEVQPSEEVNMFPKMNVQPRKRFKSAVLKTPWTTYSKRKPKKPKK